In Mycobacterium branderi, the DNA window CGTCCGCTGCCGCCGAGCGTGCCGGGGTGCTGATCGCCGGCCCACTCGGCCTGTGCTTCCTGCCGGCGTTCGTCTGCCTGGGCATCGTCCCGGTGGTGGCCGGGCTGGCCGGTGAGGTGCTGCAGTCGGGGTTGTGGTGATGAAGAAAGGGAAAGATGAAGCTAGTCAACATGTTTCAGATCGCGAAGGCGCGTGTCGTGGTGCTGGCGGTCGACGAGTCGGGCATGTCGACGGTCGAGTACGCAATTGGAACTCTCGCCGCGGCGGCGTTCGGCGCCATCCTCTATACAGTCGTCACCGGCGATTCGATCGTCACCGCGTTGACCAACATCATCGGCCGCGCGCTCAACACCAAGGTCTAGCCGATGACGCTGGCGCGAGCACCGTCGAGGCGGCCCTCGGCATCGCCGCGCTGGTCGCGGTGCTGGTGCAGTGCCTGGCGGGCATCGCCGCGATCTCGATGCAGGTGCGGTGTGTCGACGCCGCCCGCGAGGCCGCCCGGCTGGCCGCGCGCGGCGATGAACGGGCGGCGATCGCGGCGGCGCGCGGCGTTGCGCCCGACGGGGCGGTGGTGCATGTGCGTCGGGACGGTGAGTTCATGGTCGCGACGGTCACTGCGCGTTCGCGTCTGCTGCCCGCGCTGGCGATTGCCGGCACCGGCGTTTCGGCGGTCGAGCCGCGGTGAGCGTGGCTCGGCCACCCTGGTTGCCGCCGCGATGGTCGCGGCGCTATTGGCCGTCACCGTCGGCGGCGCGTATCTGGGTTCGGCGGTGGTGGCTCGCCACCGCGCTCAGGCGGCGGCTGATCTGGCTGCCTTGGCCGCGGCGGCGCGCCTACCCGCGGGAGCCGACGCCGCGTGCGGCCAGGCCACCGCGGTGGCGCGCACGATGCGTGTCGATGACGTCGACTGCGTCGTGCGCGGACTGGACGCCGTGGTCAGCGTCAGGGTCGCGGTCCCGCTGGTCGGCTGGGGCAGCGCGCGGGCCGCCGCCCGGGCGGGGCCCGCGGGCTAGGGTGCCGCCAGCCCCGCCTCGGCGAGCTCGGCGTCGTTGGGCAGCCGCACCGACACCAGGCCGGCGAACGTCTGCTCCTCGAGCTCCACCCGGTTGACGGTCACGTGCACGGGAACCCAGCTGTCGCCGTCGCCGGGCATGCGCGGCACCGCGGTGGCGGCGCCATCGGCGAACTCGGCCGACATCGCGGCCAGCCGCGGCTCGTCGTCGGGGTGCACCCGCGGCGCGTTTCGGGCGCTGCGTCGCCAGTCGTAGAACGGGCACGGCTCGTCGAGCCATTTCAGCAGCGTCCAGGTGTTGAGATCGAGCAGCGCCCGATGGACTCCCGGTTGTGCCAACCCGTGCAGGATGCGCTGGGCCAGGTGATCGGTCGGCTCGGCCGTCGCGCTTGGCTCGGCGCGCCAATTCATGCCGCGTGCGACCAGGTGGTCGCGGCCGTCGGGACCCGGTTCCACGGCGTTACGTGCGACGAAGCTGACCCGGATCGGATTGCCTTGCCAGTCGCTGGCGTCCCAGGTGGCGCACAGGGTCCGACCCGGCTCGGGCTTGACGGCCAACGCCAGCACCTTGCTTTCGTTGGGCTTGAGCTCGCGCGCCGGCCAGTTTTCGGCGAACGCGCGACCGTCGGTGTCCTCCACCTCGGGATTCTTGCCGTTGTTGGCCAGCGACTCCGGGGTGTCGGTGGCCACACCCAGGGTCAGGTCCCACTTGAGCGGGCCGGGAATCGGCCGCTCGGGAGGTTCGGCCTTGGCCGGTCCGCTCCAGACGTGCACGCCGTGCATTCGGCCGTCGGACATCAACACCGGCTCGGTGCGGATCACCCGGTCATTTTTGGGTGTGATGCTGACCAGGCTCTGGCCCGTCTGCGCGGATTCGGCAATCGCGGTTCGGATGGCGGCTAGGTGGGGATTTCGTCGCAGAAAGGCGCTGATGGGTACCAGATTCCTGAGCTGACGCCCTAGCGCCACCACGGCCGGTTCGTCGCCCAGCGTTTCGACCAGCAGCCAGTCGCGGGCCATGGCCCAGATTTTACCGAGGGGACCTTGTGGGTATTAGCTCGTTTGCCGTCAAGTCGAATCGGGCGGGGTTTGACTGCTGTCAATTCGTATGCGACGACGACACGTTGGCAAGCGAGTTGCATACGACGGCTTCAGCCGGGTATTTTGCTGCTGCGCCCCACCGGGATTGAGAACGGCTCGCGTTGTCCGGCCGTTTG includes these proteins:
- a CDS encoding PAS domain-containing protein; translation: MARDWLLVETLGDEPAVVALGRQLRNLVPISAFLRRNPHLAAIRTAIAESAQTGQSLVSITPKNDRVIRTEPVLMSDGRMHGVHVWSGPAKAEPPERPIPGPLKWDLTLGVATDTPESLANNGKNPEVEDTDGRAFAENWPARELKPNESKVLALAVKPEPGRTLCATWDASDWQGNPIRVSFVARNAVEPGPDGRDHLVARGMNWRAEPSATAEPTDHLAQRILHGLAQPGVHRALLDLNTWTLLKWLDEPCPFYDWRRSARNAPRVHPDDEPRLAAMSAEFADGAATAVPRMPGDGDSWVPVHVTVNRVELEEQTFAGLVSVRLPNDAELAEAGLAAP
- a CDS encoding Rv3654c family TadE-like protein; amino-acid sequence: MVAALLAVTVGGAYLGSAVVARHRAQAAADLAALAAAARLPAGADAACGQATAVARTMRVDDVDCVVRGLDAVVSVRVAVPLVGWGSARAAARAGPAG
- a CDS encoding TadE family type IV pilus minor pilin, whose amino-acid sequence is MAALVAVLVQCLAGIAAISMQVRCVDAAREAARLAARGDERAAIAAARGVAPDGAVVHVRRDGEFMVATVTARSRLLPALAIAGTGVSAVEPR
- a CDS encoding DUF4244 domain-containing protein gives rise to the protein MKLVNMFQIAKARVVVLAVDESGMSTVEYAIGTLAAAAFGAILYTVVTGDSIVTALTNIIGRALNTKV